In one window of Zingiber officinale cultivar Zhangliang chromosome 11A, Zo_v1.1, whole genome shotgun sequence DNA:
- the LOC122031470 gene encoding probable CCR4-associated factor 1 homolog 11, which yields MLTCDCELPKTVREFLHLVHFFFGKRVFDVKHLSKHCSGLYGGLERVASTVQVERAVGSRHQSGSDSLLTWQVFYQIASRVNPQLIDRPEHMGALFDLELQ from the coding sequence ATGCTGACATGCGACTGCGAATTACCAAAGACCGTTCGTGAGTTCTTGCACCTTGTTCACTTCTTTTTCGGCAAAAGGGTGTTCGATGTGAAGCACCTTAGCAAGCATTGTTCTGGGCTTTACGGAGGATTGGAGCGGGTGGCCTCTACAGTCCAAGTTGAGCGAGCAGTGGGATCTCGACATCAGTCCGGCTCCGATAGCTTATTAACATGGCAGGTGTTCTACCAAATCGCTTCTCGTGTGAATCCACAACTCATCGATCGTCCAGAACACATGGGAGCACTCTTTGACCTCGAACTCCAATAG